Within the Fusarium keratoplasticum isolate Fu6.1 chromosome 1, whole genome shotgun sequence genome, the region TTTAATGCCCGGATATGTCGGTTAAGGCGGGTAGACACTACCAAGCAGACAGGATAGAGAGTTGGCAACATAGTTAATGCCGTAACATCCGGTTCTATTTTAAAGTATCCTAAATATAAATGACGGAATCGACTCATTACAGCTTTATAAGTAGGCGGTAAATAGCTCACCTCCAACGTCCTATCCTGGTGATAACATGAAGTCCCAGCGCCAGACAACAAGTCAGAGGAGCAGACATTAAAAATATTATCGGCCTCGCAACACATCGTCTTCAGCATGATTCAGAGTGTCAAAGCTGCGCAGCGCCTCGATTCCCGCGGGAATCCGACCGTCCAGGTGGAGGTGACGACTACCCAGGGTCTGGCAAACTACATCCCGTTGTCTCAACAGCTGTAAACTAACGCGCCAAAGGCACATTCCGCGCTCTAGTTCCATCCGGAGCCTCGACTGGGACTCATGAAGCTGTCGAGCTACGAGACAAAGATAGCTCCAAATATGGAGGCAAGGGCGTTACCCAAGCCGTCCACAATGTGGAACAAGTCATTGGCCCAGCCCTCGTTTCAAAGGGCTTTAATCCCAAGACACAACTAAAGGACATTGATGCTTTCATGAAGCAGCTCGATGGCACGCCCAACAAGTCTCGTCTAGGTGCCAATGCCATACTTGGTATCAGCATGGCATGTGCCAGAGCCGGTGCAGCTTCCGCAGTAGGTCATCAATTGAGCGATATCTTGCTTTCAAATACTAACGCGACACAAAGGGCGTTCCTCTTTATGACTTCTTGCGAACTGAAGCAGGCGTGAAGAAGCCATACGTGATGCCCGTCCCATTCCTCAACGTCCTAAACGGAGGCGTTCATTCTGGAAACACCATGGCTTTCCAGGAGATCATGATCGCACCTACAGGCGCAGAGTCGTTTGATGAGGCTATTCGGATTGCTTCTGAAGTTTACCACGCTCTCAAGGGCGTCATTACAGACAAATTCGGAGCTCCGGGTGAGTCATGACATCAGTGGCTCTAGGCAGCTATTAACGAGAGATGTTTAGCAACTGGTGTCGGAGATGAAGGTGGCTTTGCGCCCCCCATCTCCACCCTGGAAGAGGCTCTCGATCTTCTCACTGTGGCCATAGACAAAGCAGGCTTCACTGGTCGTGTCAAACTGGCCTGCGACCCCGCTTCTTCTGAGTTCTTTGACGCTGGCACGGGAAATTACGACTTGGCCTTCAAAAACAAGTCAGTTAAAGATGTCAGGAGCTCCAAGGAGATGCAGAAGCTCTACAAGGACATCCTTGATAAGTACCCCATGGTGCTGCTCGAGGACCCCTTTGCTGAAGACGACTGGCAGAGTTGGTCAGAGTTCAACAAAGACTGTCcggttgagcttgttggcGATGACCTTCTCTGCACAAACGTGGAGAGGGTCAAGATggcggccgagaagaaggcgtgTAATGCGATGCTGCTCAAGGTGAATCAGATTGGCACCGTCAGCGAAGCCATTGAGGCGTGAGTACCTCTTATCTACACAAATATGCTTAACACTAATGTCATGAGCAGAGCAAACTATGCTACTAGTCTAGGATGGGGCGTGTTCGTGTCTCATCGGTCGGGAGAGACGACCGACGACTTCATCGCTGACTTGACGGTGGCACTTCGAACTGGCCACTTGAAGTCGGGTGCACCAGCGCGTGGTGAAAGAGTTGCCAAGTACAATCGGCTTATGGACATTGAAGCTGAGCTGAAGGCAAGGGGGGAGGATGTCAATTATGCTGGGGAAAA harbors:
- a CDS encoding Enolase, which encodes MIQSVKAAQRLDSRGNPTVQVEVTTTQGTFRALVPSGASTGTHEAVELRDKDSSKYGGKGVTQAVHNVEQVIGPALVSKGFNPKTQLKDIDAFMKQLDGTPNKSRLGANAILGISMACARAGAASAGVPLYDFLRTEAGVKKPYVMPVPFLNVLNGGVHSGNTMAFQEIMIAPTGAESFDEAIRIASEVYHALKGVITDKFGAPATGVGDEGGFAPPISTLEEALDLLTVAIDKAGFTGRVKLACDPASSEFFDAGTGNYDLAFKNKSVKDVRSSKEMQKLYKDILDKYPMVLLEDPFAEDDWQSWSEFNKDCPVELVGDDLLCTNVERVKMAAEKKACNAMLLKVNQIGTVSEAIEAANYATSLGWGVFVSHRSGETTDDFIADLTVALRTGHLKSGAPARGERVAKYNRLMDIEAELKARGEDVNYAGENFRFGGKVAG